One region of Equus caballus isolate H_3958 breed thoroughbred chromosome 23, TB-T2T, whole genome shotgun sequence genomic DNA includes:
- the NOL6 gene encoding nucleolar protein 6, translated as MGPAPAGAQVRGAAGEPEVMEPALEGTGKKGKKGSSKKRTVAGSPGEGLLQPVKLSRAELYKEPTNEELNRLRETESLFHSSLLRLQVEELLKEVRLSEKKKERIDAFLREVNQRIMRIPSTPETELTDQAWLPAGVQVPLHQVPYAVKGCFRFLPPAQVTVVGSYLLGTCIRPDVNVDVALTMPREILQDKDGLNQRYFRKRALYLAHLAHHLAQDPLFGSVHFSYTNGCHLKPSLLLRPHGKDERLVTVRLHPCPPPDFFRPCRLLPSKNNVRSAWYRGQSPPGNGSPEPPTPHYNTWVLQDTALESHMQLLSTVLGSALGLKDGVALLKIWLRQRELDKGLGGFSGFLVSMLVAFLVSTRKIHTTMSGYQVLRSVLQFLATTDLTVNGISLCLSSDPSLPALADFHQAFPVVFLDSSGRLNLCADVTASTYHQVQHEARLSMVLLDSKADDGFQLLLMTPKPMIRAFDHVLHLHPLSRLQAACHRLKLWPELQDHGGDYVSAALGPLTTLLEQGLGSRLHLLAHSRPPVSEWDISQDPPKHRDSGTLTLGLLLRPEGLTSVLELGPEADQPEAADFRQFWGSRSELRRFQDGAIREAVVWEAASMAQKRLIPHQVVTHLLALHADIPDTCVHYMGGLLDVLMQGLKETSSTGEEALAAAVRCYDDLSRLLWGLEGLPLTVSAVQGAHPVLRYTEVFPPAPIQPAYSFFEHLREQASLLPRPDKPCPAYVEPMTVICHLEGSGQWPQDAEAIRRVRAAFQLRLAELLTQQHGLRCRATATHTDVLKDGFVFRICVAYQREPQILKEMRSPEGMISLRDTPASLCLERATRQLPLLTSALHGLQQQHPAFSGVARLAKRWVRAQLLGEGFTDESLDLVAAALFLHPEPFTPPSSPEVGFLRFLFLVSTFDWKNNPLIVNLNNELTVEEQVEIRSGFLATRLQLPVMVVYTPQDRKSSVWTQDGPSPQILQRLVVLAAEALPVLEKQLMDPRGPGDIRTVFRPPLDMYDVLIRLSPRHIPRHRQAVDSPAASFCRGLLSEPGSLSLMPVLGYDPPQLYLAQLREAFGHLALFFYDQHGGEVIGVLWKPASFQPQPFKASNTKGRMVVSQGEELVLVPNVEAILEDFAILGEGLVQAVEARSERWTV; from the exons ATGGGGCCGGCGCCTGCGGGAGCGCAGGTTCGCGGAGCTGCTGGGGAGCCGGAG GTGATGGAGCCAGCTCTGGAAGGTACAGgcaagaaggggaagaaaggatCCTCAAAGAAGCGTACAGTGGCTGGGTCTCCAGGGGAGGGCCTCCTACAGCCTGTAAAGCTCAGCCGGGCAGAACTGTACAAGGAGCCTACCAATGAGGAGCTGAACCGCCTTCGGGAGACCGAGAGTCTGTTCCACTCCAGCTTGCTTCGTTTACAG GTAGAGGAGCTGCTGAAGGAAGTGAGGCTGTCCGAGAAGAAAAAGGAGCGGATCGATGCTTTCTTACGGGAGGTCAACCAGCGGATCATGAGGATACCCTCAACCCCTGAGACAGAG CTGACTGACCAGGCATGGCTCCCGGCTGGGGTGCAAGTCCCCCTCCACCAAGTGCCCTATGCCGTGAAGGGCTGTTTCCGcttcctgcccccagcccaggtCACTGTTGTGGGCAGCTACCTGCTGGGCACCTGCATCCGGCCGGACGTCAATGTGGATGTGGCACTGACCATGCCCAGG GAGATCCTACAGGACAAAGATGGGCTGAACCAGCGCTACTTCCGCAAGCGTGCCCTCTACCTTGCTCACTTAGCTCACCACCTGGCCCAAGACCCCCTCTTTGGCAGTGTTCACTTCTCCTACACCAATGGCTGCCATCTGAAACCCTCGCTGCTGCTACGGCCACATG GGAAGGATGAGCGCCTGGTCACTGTACGCCTGCATCCATGCCCTCCGCCTGACTTCTTCCGCCCCTGCCGTCTGCTGCCATCCAAGAACAATGTGCGCTCTGCCTGGTACCGAGGGCAGAGTCCTCCAGGGAATG GTAGCccagagccccccaccccccactatAACACATGGGTCCTGCAGGACACAGCCCTTGAGTCCCACATGCAGCTGCTGTCAACCGTGCTGGGCTCAGCCTTGGGGCTGAAGGATGGTGTGGCACTTCTGAAGATCTGGCTGCGGCAGCGGGAACTGGACAAG GGCCTGGGAGGGTTCAGTGGGTTCCTTGTCTCCATGCTGGTTGCCTTCCTTGTGTCCACACGCAAGATCCACACCACCATGAGCGGCTACCAGGTCCTGAGAAGCGTCTTGCAGTTTCTGG CCACCACAGACCTGACGGTCAACGGGATCAGTTTATGTCTCAGCTCAGATCCCTCCTTG ccGGCCCTGGCTGACTTCCACCAGGCCTTCCCTGTCGTCTTCCTGGACTCCTCAGGCCGTCTCAACCTGTGTGCGGATGTCACTGCCTCCACTTACCACCAG GTGCAGCACGAGGCACGGCTGTCTATGGTGTTGCTAGACAGCAAAGCTGACGATGGATTCCAGCTGCTGTTGATGACTCCCAAACCGATGATTCGAGCTTTTGACCATGTCCTACA TCTCCATCCACTGAGTCGCCTGCAGGCTGCATGTCACCGGCTGAAGCTGTGGCCAGAACTGCAGGATCATGGTGGGGACTATGTCTCAGCTGCTTTGGGCCCACTAACCACCCTCCTGGAGCAGGGCCTGGGGTCTCGGCTGCACCTGCTGGCCCACTCTCGGCCACCAGTCTCAGAG TGGGACATCAGCCAGGATCCGCCGAAGCACAGAGACTCTGGGACTCTGACCCTGGGATTGCTCCTCCGGCCTGAGGGGCTGACCAGTGTCCTCGAGCTGGGTCCAGAGGCCGACCAGCCCGAG GCTGCTGACTTCCGCCAGTTCTGGGGATCTCGCTCAGAGCTTCGGCGTTTCCAGGATGGAGCCATTCGGGAAGCTGTGGTCTGGGAGGCAGCCTCTATGGCCCAGAAGCGCCTCATTCCCCACCAGGTGGTCACCCACCTCTTGGCACT CCATGCTGACATCCCAGATACCTGTGTCCACTATATGGGGGGCCTCTTGGACGTGCTAATGCAAGGCCTGAAAGAG ACCTCCAGCACAGGTGAGGAGGCCCTCGCAGCTGCGGTGCGTTGCTATGATGACCTCAGCCGCCTGCTTTGGGGGCTGGAAGGTCTCCCGCTGACTGTGTCTGCTGTGCAGGGAGCTCACCCAGTGCTGCGCTACACTGAG GTGTTCCCACCAGCCCCAATCCAGCCAGCCTACTCCTTCTTTGAGCACCTGCGAGAGCAGGCCTCACTCTTGCCCCGGCCAGACAAGCCCTGTCCAGCCTACGTGGAACCCATGACTG TGATTTGTCACCTAGAGGGCAGTGGTCAGTGGCCACAGGATGCTGAGGCCATACGGCGGGTCCGAGCTGCCTTCCAGCTGCGTCTGGCAGAGCTGCTGACACAACAGCATGGGCTGCGGTGCCGTGCCACAGCCACGCACACTGATGTCCTCAAG GATGGGTTTGTGTTCCGGATTTGTGTGGCCTATCAGCGGGAGCCCCAGATCCTGAAGGAGATGCGGAGCCCCGAGGGGATGATCTCACTGAGGGACACACCCGCCTCCCTCTGCCTTGAGAGGGCCACAAGACAGTTGCCCCTGCTCACCAGTGCCTTGCATGG ACTCCAACAGCAGCACCCAGCCTTCTCGGGTGTGGCTCGGCTGGCCAAGCGGTGGGTGCGCGCCCAGCTTCTAGGTGAGGGGTTCACCGATGAGAGCCTGGACCTGGTGGCTGCTGCCCTTTTCCTGCACCCTGAGCCCTTCACCCCTCCCAG CTCTCCCGAGGTGGGCTTCCTTCGGTTCCTTTTCCTGGTATCCACCTTTGATTGGAAGAACAACCCCCTTATTGTCAACCTCAACAATGAGCTCACTG tggaggagcaggtggagaTCCGCAGTGGCTTCCTGGCAACTCGATTACAACTCCCTGTCATGGTCGTCTATACCCCCCAGGATCGCAAAAGCTCTGTATGGACGCAGGATGGACCCTCGCCCCAG ATCCTACAGCGGCTCGTGGTCCTGGCAGCTGAGGCCTTGCCTGTCCTAGAGAAACAGCTAATGGATCCCCGGGGGCCTGGGGACATCAGG ACAGTGTTCCGGCCACCCTTGGACATGTATGATGTGCTGATCCGCCTGTCTCCCCGCCACATCCCCCGGCACCGCCAGGCTGTGGACTCGCCAGCTGCCTCCTTCTGCCGTGGCCTGCTCAGTGAGCCAGGGTCCTTATCCCTGATGCCCGTGCTGGGCTACGATCCTCCTCAGCTCTATCTGGCACAGCTCAGG GAGGCCTTTGGGCACCTGGCCCTTTTCTTCTATGACCAGCATGGCGGAGAGGTGATCGGTGTCCTCTGGAAGCCTGCCAGCTTCCAGCCTCAGCCTTTCAAG GCCTCCAACACAAAGGGTCGCATGGTGGTGTCTCAAGGTGAGGAGCTGGTGCTGGTGCCCAATGTAGAAGCCATCCTGGAGGACTTTGCCATCCTGGGTGAAGGCCTGGTGCAGGCTGTGGAGGCCCGAAGTGAGCGGTGGACTGTGTGA